One Epidermidibacterium keratini DNA segment encodes these proteins:
- a CDS encoding acyl-CoA dehydrogenase family protein encodes MTVTNESDQFARQRPIPKQNVIPDLNFVNAFTADKAISALIEERAPWAREQISNLGEQVWDPHVLQIVDDAQRYLPELQQLDRVGDEVYRVKFHPAYHELMSLAFGAGVHSLAWTAEEDGAHTARAALSYLWNQVDGSTACPTGMAYAAIPILRSQPELEPWASKIAATDYDSADVPLDQKRSAHIGYFMTEKHGGSDLRANVTVARPTGNRGPGETYLINGHKWFASVPMSDAYLTVAQTEGGMSCFLVPRRLPDGALNGVRVMRLKDKCGNKANASSEIEYHDAIGVLVGEEGHGIRTILTSAEYTRLDFAIGSAGLMRAALSQALHYNDLRTAFGAPLSELPIQAPVLADLALEWAGATHLAFRLARAEDFQGDVSESLVSRLLTPVAKFWNCRRAPSVVEEVIQSIGGNAFIELHPCPRYYREAPLNAIWEGTSNMMVMDVGRVLTREPKAIEPVLDEIKPVAEQYAELARVVSDIEELIKHPAETTRYLTTKLALAVQAALLAKHAPTAVADAFIASRLGGDWGPGYGTLRGVDYQAIIDYARLL; translated from the coding sequence ATGACCGTGACCAACGAGTCCGACCAGTTCGCACGCCAGCGCCCTATCCCGAAGCAAAATGTCATTCCCGACCTGAACTTCGTCAACGCATTCACTGCAGACAAGGCGATCTCCGCGCTGATTGAGGAGCGAGCGCCGTGGGCGCGCGAGCAGATCAGCAACCTCGGCGAGCAGGTGTGGGATCCGCACGTGCTCCAGATCGTTGACGACGCCCAGCGCTACCTACCCGAGCTGCAGCAGCTGGACCGCGTCGGCGACGAGGTCTACCGCGTCAAGTTTCATCCGGCGTACCACGAGCTGATGTCACTGGCGTTTGGCGCTGGGGTTCACTCACTGGCGTGGACCGCTGAGGAGGACGGCGCACATACTGCGCGTGCGGCGCTGTCGTATCTGTGGAACCAGGTCGATGGTTCGACCGCCTGCCCGACTGGCATGGCGTACGCCGCGATCCCGATCCTGCGCAGCCAGCCCGAGCTTGAGCCGTGGGCGAGCAAGATCGCCGCGACCGACTATGACTCGGCCGATGTGCCGCTCGATCAGAAGCGCAGCGCGCACATCGGCTACTTCATGACCGAGAAGCACGGCGGGTCTGACCTCCGAGCCAACGTCACTGTCGCGCGGCCGACCGGAAACAGAGGTCCCGGCGAGACGTACTTGATCAACGGCCACAAGTGGTTCGCGTCCGTGCCCATGTCCGATGCCTACCTGACGGTCGCGCAGACCGAGGGAGGCATGTCGTGCTTCCTCGTGCCACGCCGCTTGCCCGATGGTGCCCTGAACGGCGTACGAGTCATGCGACTGAAAGACAAGTGCGGCAACAAGGCCAACGCATCCTCAGAGATCGAGTACCACGATGCGATCGGCGTACTAGTCGGTGAAGAGGGCCATGGGATCCGCACGATCCTGACGTCCGCGGAGTACACCCGCCTGGACTTCGCGATCGGCTCTGCCGGACTTATGCGCGCCGCGCTTTCCCAGGCGCTGCACTACAACGACCTGCGTACGGCGTTTGGCGCTCCTCTCTCCGAGCTGCCGATCCAGGCGCCGGTGCTCGCCGATCTCGCGCTGGAGTGGGCCGGCGCGACTCATCTCGCCTTCCGGCTCGCCCGCGCTGAGGACTTCCAAGGCGACGTCTCCGAATCACTCGTCAGTCGGTTGCTGACCCCGGTGGCGAAGTTCTGGAATTGCCGCCGCGCGCCGAGCGTGGTCGAGGAGGTCATCCAGTCGATCGGCGGCAACGCGTTCATCGAGCTGCACCCGTGCCCGCGCTACTACCGCGAAGCGCCGCTCAACGCGATCTGGGAGGGCACGTCCAACATGATGGTGATGGACGTCGGCCGCGTTCTGACTCGCGAACCGAAAGCGATCGAACCGGTGCTCGATGAGATCAAGCCGGTAGCCGAGCAGTACGCCGAACTCGCCCGCGTCGTGAGCGACATCGAGGAACTGATCAAGCACCCGGCCGAGACGACGCGCTATCTCACGACCAAGCTCGCGCTTGCCGTGCAGGCAGCGCTGCTGGCGAAGCACGCACCGACAGCAGTAGCCGACGCGTTCATCGCCTCACGCTTGGGTGGCGACTGGGGTCCGGGATACGGCACGTTGCGCGGCGTCGACTACCAAGCGATCATCGACTACGCCCGTCTGCTTTGA